From a single Phalacrocorax carbo chromosome 10, bPhaCar2.1, whole genome shotgun sequence genomic region:
- the LOC104040607 gene encoding galanin receptor 2b — protein sequence MTEHEDFTSLAGYWNSSNSYQFSPASVIVPVVFSLIFLLGTVGNSLVLAVLLRNRQMGHNTTNLFILNLSLADFFFIVFCVPFQATIYSLEGWVFGSFICKAVHFFIYLTMYASSFTLAAVSVDRYLAIRYPLRSRELRTPHNAVAAMAVIWGLSVVFAGPYLSYYDLIEWESSYICMPGWEEWRRKVMDTSTFAFSYVIPVLIISLSYTRTIKYLWTAVDPLEDISESKKAKRKVTKMIIIVTILFCLCWLPYHVVILRYLYGDFPFNQATYAFRLLSHCMAYANSCLNPIVYALVSKHFRKGFKKVFICLLRKKHRNKVHVVHTAHIVPGFEGGSTEVSHMHDENNRCELNPASMAVPSSSSKPLRIS from the exons ATGACGGAGCACGAGGACTTCACAAGCTTGGCTGGGTACTGGAACTCCTCCAACAGTTACCAGTTCAGCCCTGCCAGTGTCATTGTCCCTGTGGTCTTctccctcatcttcctcctcgGCACAGTGGGCAATAGCCTggtgctggcagtgctgctgcgCAACAGGCAAATGGGCCACAACACTACCAACCTCTTCATCCTCAACCTCAGCCTGGCTGACTTCTTCTTCATTGTCTTCTGCGTGCCTTTCCAGGCCACCATCTACTCCCTTGAAGGCTGGGTCTTCGGCTCCTTCATCTGCAAGGCTGTCCACTTCTTCATCTACCTCACCATGTATGCTAGCAGCTTTACTCTGGCTGCTGTCTCTGTGGACAG GTACCTGGCCATCCGCTATCCACTGCGCTCCCGGGAGCTGCGGACTCCCCACAATGCAGTGGCTGCCATGGCTGTGATCTGGGGCCTCTCTGTGGTCTTTGCTGGGCCCTACCTCAGCTACTATGACCTGATTGAGTGGGAGTCCAGCTACATCTGCATGCCTGGCTGGGAGGAGTGGAGACGCAAGGTCATGGACACCAGCACATTTGCCTTCAGCTATGTCATCCCAGTGCTGATCATCAGCCTCTCCTACACCAGGACCATCAAGTACCTGTGGACAGCAGTGGACCCCTTGGAGGACATATCAGAGTCCAAGAAGGCCAAGCGTAAGGTAACCAAGATGATCATCATTGTAACCatccttttctgcctctgctggcTGCCCTACCACGTAGTCATCCTCCGATACCTCTATGGAGACTTCCCCTTCAACCAGGCCACCTATGCCTTCCGCCTGCTTTCCCACTGCATGGCCTATGCCAACTCCTGCCTCAACCCCATTGTCTATGCCCTGGTCTCCAAGCATTTCCGCAAGGGCTTCAAAAAAGTTTTCATCTGTCTCTTGAGGAAAAAGCACCGCAACAAAGTGCATGTGGTGCACACTGCCCACATTGTGCCTGGATTTGAGGGAGGCTCCACTGAAGTGTCCCACATGCATGACGAGAATAACAGGTGCGAGCTGAACCCAGCCTCCATGGCAGTCCCCTCCAGTTCCTCCAAGCCCCTTCGTATTTCTTAG